One window from the genome of Metabacillus flavus encodes:
- the rocF gene encoding arginase: MAAEKINIIGVPMDLGQTRRGVDMGPSAIRYAGVVERLENLHFTIEDSGDIKIGKREKAMEEPLYNLKNLKAVSEASELLASKVDEVIKTGAFPLVLGGDHSIAIGTLAGLAKNYKNLGVIWYDAHGDLNTADTSPSGNIHGMPLAASLGIGDESLTGIAGFSPKIKPENVVIIGARSLDEGERELIKEKGIRVYTMHEVDRLGMTRIMEETIEYLKDRTDGVHLSLDLDGLDPHDAPGVGTPVIGGISYRESHLAMEMLAESEMITSAEFVEVNPILDERNKTASVAVALMGSLFGEKLL; this comes from the coding sequence ATGGCTGCGGAAAAAATCAATATCATTGGGGTACCGATGGATTTGGGACAAACAAGACGAGGAGTGGACATGGGCCCAAGTGCCATCCGGTATGCAGGCGTTGTAGAACGGCTGGAAAATCTCCATTTCACGATTGAAGACAGCGGAGATATAAAAATCGGCAAAAGGGAAAAAGCTATGGAAGAACCTTTATATAATTTGAAAAATTTGAAAGCGGTATCAGAAGCCAGTGAACTGCTGGCATCCAAGGTAGACGAAGTGATTAAAACCGGGGCTTTTCCTTTAGTACTAGGCGGAGATCACAGTATCGCGATTGGGACTCTTGCCGGACTGGCGAAAAATTATAAAAATCTCGGTGTTATCTGGTATGACGCACACGGGGACTTAAATACAGCGGATACTTCGCCTTCAGGAAACATTCATGGCATGCCTCTTGCGGCAAGTCTGGGAATAGGCGATGAATCTTTAACAGGCATTGCCGGGTTTTCTCCAAAGATTAAGCCTGAGAATGTGGTGATCATCGGTGCCCGTTCCCTTGATGAAGGGGAAAGGGAACTGATCAAAGAAAAGGGAATCCGCGTTTACACCATGCATGAGGTCGACCGTCTTGGAATGACCCGTATTATGGAAGAAACCATTGAATATCTGAAAGACCGGACGGACGGCGTCCATTTGTCGCTGGACCTTGATGGGCTGGATCCGCATGACGCACCGGGTGTAGGAACACCTGTAATTGGCGGGATCAGCTATCGTGAAAGTCATTTAGCTATGGAAATGCTGGCTGAATCTGAAATGATAACGTCTGCTGAATTTGTAGAAGTTAACCCGATTCTGGATGAGAGAAACAAGACAGCATCTGTTGCTGTAGCCTTAATGGGGTCCCTGTTTGGAGAAAAGCTTTTATGA
- a CDS encoding histidine phosphatase family protein — protein sequence MKKKIYLIRHCKASGQDLEAPLTQEGRAQAASLAAFLAGKSIDVIYSSPFKRAIDSVLPISRACNLDVILDQRLAERILSIKNLQDWIDKLSQTFEDKTLVFEGGESSMAAASRGLEVIQSFLDSSYQTAAIVSHGNLISLILNHYDESYGFEQWKALSNPDLYLLEFEGSIPDIKRVWEHPM from the coding sequence ATGAAAAAAAAGATCTATTTAATACGTCATTGTAAAGCAAGCGGACAGGATTTAGAAGCTCCATTAACACAGGAAGGAAGAGCACAGGCAGCTTCCTTGGCTGCGTTTTTAGCCGGCAAAAGCATTGATGTGATCTACTCAAGTCCGTTTAAGCGGGCAATAGATTCTGTCCTCCCGATTTCGCGGGCATGCAATTTGGACGTCATACTGGATCAAAGACTCGCTGAGAGAATTCTCTCTATAAAAAACCTGCAGGATTGGATAGACAAACTTTCTCAAACTTTTGAGGATAAAACGCTTGTCTTTGAAGGCGGTGAATCAAGTATGGCTGCAGCCTCAAGAGGATTAGAGGTGATTCAGTCTTTTCTGGATAGCTCTTATCAGACAGCAGCCATCGTCTCTCATGGAAACCTGATTTCCTTGATTCTGAATCATTACGATGAATCTTACGGTTTTGAGCAGTGGAAAGCTCTCTCAAATCCTGATCTATACTTATTGGAATTTGAAGGCTCCATTCCTGATATCAAAAGAGTATGGGAGCATCCAATGTGA
- the sigW gene encoding RNA polymerase sigma factor SigW produces the protein METMVKKRIREVIKGDQNAFAEIVDLYKDKIYQLCYRMLGNAHEAEDIAQEAFIRAYVNIHRYDLDKKFSTWLYRIATNLSIDRIRKKKPDYYLDAEIAGTEGLTMYSQVAADIALPEEEVETLELQETIQKEILKLPDKYRSVIVLKYIDELSIIEISEILEIPNGTVKTRIHRGREALRKQLRHL, from the coding sequence ATGGAGACTATGGTAAAGAAAAGGATAAGAGAGGTTATAAAAGGAGATCAAAATGCTTTTGCAGAAATTGTTGATCTCTATAAAGATAAGATCTATCAATTGTGCTACAGAATGCTTGGAAATGCCCACGAGGCTGAAGATATAGCTCAGGAAGCATTTATAAGGGCATATGTAAACATTCACCGATATGATCTGGACAAAAAGTTTTCCACTTGGCTCTACCGGATTGCCACGAATCTTTCCATCGACCGCATACGCAAGAAGAAGCCTGATTATTATTTAGATGCAGAAATAGCAGGGACAGAGGGGCTAACTATGTATTCACAGGTTGCTGCAGACATTGCCCTTCCTGAAGAAGAAGTGGAGACGCTTGAGCTGCAGGAAACGATTCAAAAGGAAATTTTAAAGCTTCCGGATAAGTATCGCAGTGTAATCGTGCTTAAGTATATCGACGAGCTTTCCATTATTGAAATCAGCGAAATATTGGAGATTCCGAATGGCACGGTTAAAACCAGGATACACAGAGGAAGGGAAGCACTCAGAAAACAGCTGAGGCATTTATAA
- a CDS encoding anti-sigma factor family protein — protein MACAEHIVSLMHKYLDHETNHQEETELRGHLKECEACKVHFQELKKTIALVQSTSHVAVSDDFTARVMADLPKEKRRIGAGRWFKAHPLLMAASLFVIMMSGSLVSAWSSDHQFSVTKNPKLIVQNNTVTVPEGEVVEGDITVRNGTLQVDGKVNGNVTVINGEEYTAAAGEVTGDISEVNELFDWLWYKMKSFGSEVVDVFQ, from the coding sequence ATGGCATGTGCTGAACATATTGTGTCATTGATGCATAAATATCTCGATCACGAGACGAATCACCAGGAAGAAACAGAATTAAGAGGGCATCTAAAGGAATGTGAAGCGTGTAAAGTTCACTTTCAGGAGCTCAAAAAAACGATTGCGCTTGTACAAAGCACATCGCATGTTGCCGTTTCGGATGATTTTACGGCACGGGTTATGGCCGATCTGCCGAAGGAAAAAAGACGAATTGGCGCTGGCAGATGGTTTAAGGCACATCCGCTGTTAATGGCGGCCTCTTTATTTGTTATCATGATGAGCGGAAGTCTTGTATCGGCATGGTCAAGTGATCATCAATTCAGCGTAACGAAAAATCCTAAACTTATTGTTCAAAATAACACGGTCACTGTACCTGAGGGAGAAGTAGTAGAGGGCGATATAACGGTCCGAAACGGAACGCTTCAAGTTGACGGTAAGGTAAACGGAAATGTAACGGTCATTAACGGGGAAGAATACACCGCGGCGGCAGGCGAAGTGACTGGGGATATCAGTGAAGTCAACGAGCTGTTTGACTGGCTCTGGTATAAAATGAAATCCTTCGGCAGCGAAGTGGTCGATGTGTTTCAATAG
- the cdaA gene encoding diadenylate cyclase CdaA, giving the protein MAFEDISVLRYLGTAIDILLVWFVIYKLIMVIRGTKAVQLLKGIIVILLVKTISGFLGLNTIFWLMDQAISWGFIAIIVIFQPELRRALEQLGRGRLFSKSAFPEEDERVKLTDDITKATSYMAKRRIGALMTIERETGMGDYIETGIPMNANVSSELLINVFIPNTPLHDGAVIIRGSQIAAAACYLPLSESPLISKELGTRHRAAVGISEVTDSITIIVSEETGSISVARNGELHRNLDEDALKNILSSNNRQGRARSASSSRWQWRGKKNG; this is encoded by the coding sequence ATGGCATTTGAAGACATATCTGTACTTAGGTACTTAGGCACTGCCATTGATATTCTCCTAGTTTGGTTCGTTATATATAAACTGATTATGGTAATTAGAGGAACAAAAGCCGTCCAGCTTCTTAAGGGTATTATTGTGATTCTGCTGGTAAAAACAATAAGCGGATTTTTGGGACTCAATACAATCTTCTGGTTAATGGATCAAGCTATATCATGGGGATTTATCGCAATCATTGTCATTTTTCAGCCGGAACTGAGAAGAGCGCTGGAACAGCTCGGACGTGGAAGACTGTTCTCGAAGAGTGCTTTTCCTGAAGAGGATGAACGGGTTAAACTGACAGACGATATAACCAAAGCTACTTCCTATATGGCGAAACGCCGTATTGGTGCACTCATGACGATTGAGCGGGAAACAGGAATGGGCGATTATATAGAAACGGGAATTCCTATGAATGCCAATGTTTCATCTGAACTGCTAATCAATGTGTTCATTCCTAATACCCCGCTTCATGATGGAGCTGTCATTATAAGAGGAAGCCAAATTGCAGCTGCAGCCTGCTATCTTCCGCTATCCGAAAGTCCGCTCATTTCAAAGGAACTTGGAACGAGACACCGGGCAGCTGTTGGAATCAGTGAGGTTACAGACAGTATAACAATCATTGTTTCTGAAGAAACCGGCAGTATTTCGGTAGCGCGAAATGGCGAGCTGCACAGAAATCTGGATGAGGATGCACTGAAAAACATTCTATCTTCTAACAACCGGCAGGGCCGAGCACGTTCTGCTTCCTCAAGCCGCTGGCAATGGAGGGGGAAGAAGAATGGATAA
- a CDS encoding CdaR family protein, with product MDKLMNNTWFMRIIALLIALMIYLSVNPDSSRNANQVSENQPQSSQIFPKPPGTKKTDQPAPNESSATIENVELKAETGNENYVVSGLPDTVSVDISGPSSQVTIAKQRRNVEVYADLTGFEPGEHEVELKYRNLDSSLKVGIDPGSVKVKIDEKTTKEFPVEASFINEEQIAEGYKPGDPVLNPKTVKVTASKEVIKQISYVRARVNLQGADQDLKQQAQVIVYDKAGNILPVQASPGTIEVTVPIQSPSKTLPVKLNQTGEPPEGVTIRSISISPSEVTAYGPQNILEGLKEITGPDLDLSKIKDDSVVELGLPLPEGVKELSEQKVQVKIDVDKEGEKVLKGIPIETAGLDEGKSIEYLDPSAQAFDITVTGLEEQLKKISSKDFQLLVNASGLEDGEQTIKVEVKGPNDVKWSLPQEEATIRISGTQS from the coding sequence ATGGATAAATTGATGAATAATACATGGTTTATGAGAATTATCGCTCTTTTAATTGCGCTGATGATTTATCTATCCGTGAATCCGGACTCTTCCAGAAACGCGAACCAGGTTAGCGAAAACCAACCGCAGAGCAGTCAGATTTTCCCGAAACCGCCAGGGACGAAGAAAACGGATCAGCCGGCTCCAAATGAATCATCTGCAACCATTGAAAATGTTGAACTGAAAGCAGAAACAGGCAACGAAAATTATGTGGTTTCAGGACTGCCGGATACCGTTTCAGTTGATATTTCAGGTCCATCCAGTCAGGTCACAATTGCGAAACAGCGCAGAAATGTTGAGGTTTATGCAGATTTGACAGGATTCGAACCTGGGGAGCATGAAGTAGAGTTGAAATACAGAAACCTTGACAGTTCTTTAAAAGTAGGAATTGATCCAGGTTCTGTAAAAGTGAAGATTGATGAAAAAACGACAAAAGAGTTTCCAGTAGAAGCTTCTTTTATAAATGAGGAACAGATTGCAGAAGGCTATAAGCCTGGTGATCCTGTTCTGAACCCAAAAACAGTTAAGGTAACGGCCTCTAAAGAGGTAATCAAGCAAATTTCATATGTAAGAGCCAGGGTGAACCTGCAGGGTGCAGATCAAGATTTAAAACAGCAGGCTCAAGTCATCGTATATGATAAGGCCGGCAATATCCTGCCGGTTCAAGCGTCGCCTGGAACCATTGAGGTGACCGTTCCAATTCAGAGTCCAAGCAAAACACTGCCTGTGAAGCTGAATCAGACTGGGGAACCGCCTGAGGGAGTGACCATTCGCTCGATCAGCATTTCTCCAAGCGAGGTGACGGCATACGGACCTCAAAATATTCTCGAGGGGCTTAAGGAAATAACCGGTCCTGATTTGGATTTAAGCAAGATCAAAGATGACAGTGTGGTTGAATTGGGTCTTCCGCTGCCGGAAGGAGTAAAAGAACTTTCAGAGCAGAAGGTCCAAGTAAAAATAGATGTAGATAAAGAAGGGGAAAAAGTGCTGAAAGGCATCCCTATTGAAACGGCGGGACTGGATGAAGGAAAGTCGATTGAATACCTTGATCCATCGGCACAAGCATTTGATATTACGGTAACCGGACTGGAAGAACAGCTGAAAAAGATATCTTCAAAAGATTTTCAGCTGCTGGTCAATGCATCCGGCCTGGAGGATGGGGAGCAAACAATTAAGGTTGAGGTAAAGGGACCGAATGATGTGAAATGGTCATTACCCCAAGAAGAAGCAACAATTCGAATTTCGGGAACTCAATCTTGA
- the glmM gene encoding phosphoglucosamine mutase: MGKYFGTDGVRGVANSELTPELAFKIGRFGGYVLTKDKDRPKVLIGRDTRVSGHMLEGALVAGLLSIGAEVMRLGVISTPGVSYLTKALGAQAGVMISASHNPVQDNGIKFFGPDGFKLVDEQELEIEGLMDQAEDHLPRPVGADLGQVNDYFEGGQKYLQFLKQTVDEEFSGIHVALDCAHGATSSLATHLFADLEADVSTMGTSPNGLNINDRVGSTHPEAMAAFVLEKGADIGLAFDGDGDRLIAVDEKGNIVDGDQIMFICAKYLKDQGQLNQDTVVSTVMSNLGFYKGLEAAAIQSIQTAVGDRYVVEEMKKNQYNLGGEQSGHIIFLDYNTTGDGLLTAIQLVNILKATGKTLSELAEEMTKFPQLLINVRVSDKHHVTDNAKVKAVIEEVEKEMAGNGRILVRPSGTEPLVRVMAEAPTEELCRQYVERIVAVVKDEMGIE; encoded by the coding sequence ATGGGTAAGTATTTTGGAACAGATGGAGTAAGAGGAGTGGCCAACAGCGAGCTAACGCCGGAACTGGCTTTTAAAATCGGCCGTTTTGGCGGATACGTCCTTACTAAGGATAAAGATCGTCCAAAGGTATTGATTGGCCGTGATACGCGCGTATCCGGACATATGCTGGAAGGAGCGCTTGTTGCCGGACTTCTTTCCATCGGAGCAGAGGTAATGCGTTTAGGCGTAATTTCTACTCCAGGTGTTTCTTATTTAACCAAAGCTTTAGGAGCTCAGGCAGGTGTTATGATTTCTGCCTCTCACAATCCGGTTCAGGACAACGGAATCAAGTTTTTTGGACCTGACGGATTTAAGCTTGTAGATGAACAGGAGCTTGAAATAGAAGGGCTGATGGATCAGGCTGAAGATCACCTTCCAAGACCCGTCGGAGCCGATCTTGGACAGGTTAACGACTATTTCGAAGGCGGTCAGAAGTACCTGCAATTCCTTAAACAGACAGTTGATGAAGAATTTTCCGGCATTCACGTAGCTCTTGATTGCGCACATGGTGCAACCTCTTCTCTTGCCACTCACTTGTTCGCCGATCTTGAAGCGGACGTTTCGACTATGGGTACTTCTCCAAATGGACTGAACATAAACGATCGCGTAGGATCTACACACCCTGAAGCTATGGCTGCTTTTGTCCTGGAAAAAGGCGCTGATATCGGACTTGCATTCGATGGAGACGGAGACCGTTTAATTGCAGTAGATGAAAAAGGAAATATCGTAGATGGCGATCAGATCATGTTTATCTGTGCCAAATACTTGAAAGATCAAGGACAGCTGAATCAGGATACAGTTGTATCAACGGTTATGAGCAACCTTGGTTTCTATAAAGGGCTTGAAGCAGCAGCAATTCAAAGTATCCAAACAGCTGTAGGCGATCGTTATGTAGTAGAAGAAATGAAGAAGAATCAGTATAACTTGGGCGGAGAGCAATCAGGCCATATTATCTTCCTTGACTACAACACGACAGGTGACGGTCTTCTCACAGCAATTCAGTTAGTGAATATTTTGAAAGCAACAGGCAAAACCCTTTCTGAACTGGCTGAAGAAATGACGAAATTCCCTCAGCTTCTGATCAATGTCAGGGTATCAGACAAGCATCACGTAACGGATAATGCTAAAGTGAAAGCAGTCATTGAAGAAGTAGAAAAAGAAATGGCTGGAAACGGAAGAATTCTTGTACGTCCTTCCGGAACAGAGCCTCTAGTCCGCGTAATGGCAGAAGCACCGACTGAAGAGCTTTGCCGTCAATACGTAGAGCGCATCGTAGCCGTTGTTAAAGACGAAATGGGTATCGAATAA
- the glmS gene encoding glutamine--fructose-6-phosphate transaminase (isomerizing) has product MCGIVGYIGLNDSKEILLKGLEKLEYRGYDSAGIALSGEEGVTVFKEKGRIADLRSIVDSSVIAPVGIGHTRWATHGEPSRVNAHPHQSASSRLTLVHNGVIENYVQLKKDYLQDVELQSETDTEVVVQVIEKMMEKGAGVEEAFRQTLSILKGSYAIGLLDNQDPNTIYVAKNKSPLLVGLGEDFNVIASDAMAMLQVTNQYVELMDKEMVIVTREQAVIKTLTGEVVERAPYTAEIDASDIEKGTYPHYMLKETDEQPLVLRKIVQKYQNEDGKLTIDQNIVDAIDEADRIYIVACGTSYHAGLVGKQFIERWAKTPVEVHVASEFSYNMPLLSEKPLFLFISQSGETADSRAVLVQIKELGYKALTLTNVQGSTLSREADFTLLLHAGPEIAVASTKAYTAQLAVLAITAAVTAEMKGHELELDLVKELGIAANAMEALCDQKEEMEYIAREYLSTTRNAFFIGRAVDYYVGLEGALKLKEISYIQAEGFAGGELKHGTIALIEQGTPVIALATQEHVNLSIRGNVKEVAARGANPCIISGKGLEQEDDRFVLPEVHEALSPLASVIPLQLIAYYAALHRGCDVDKPRNLAKSVTVE; this is encoded by the coding sequence ATGTGTGGTATTGTAGGTTACATTGGACTGAATGACTCGAAAGAAATTTTGCTTAAAGGTTTGGAAAAGCTTGAGTACCGCGGATACGATTCTGCTGGTATCGCTTTATCCGGCGAAGAAGGCGTAACAGTCTTCAAAGAAAAAGGACGCATCGCAGATCTTCGTTCCATCGTGGATTCAAGTGTGATTGCACCGGTTGGAATCGGTCACACGCGCTGGGCTACACATGGTGAACCAAGCCGTGTAAATGCGCATCCGCATCAAAGTGCATCTTCACGTCTGACTTTGGTTCATAACGGAGTTATCGAAAACTACGTACAGCTTAAAAAAGATTACCTTCAGGATGTTGAACTTCAAAGTGAAACAGACACTGAGGTAGTCGTACAGGTTATCGAAAAAATGATGGAAAAAGGCGCTGGCGTAGAAGAAGCTTTCCGTCAAACTCTTTCCATCCTAAAAGGATCTTACGCTATCGGATTGCTTGATAATCAAGATCCAAATACAATTTATGTAGCAAAAAACAAAAGCCCGCTTCTAGTTGGACTTGGAGAAGACTTCAATGTCATTGCTTCTGATGCAATGGCAATGCTTCAAGTGACGAACCAGTATGTTGAGCTTATGGATAAAGAAATGGTTATCGTGACTCGTGAACAGGCAGTCATTAAAACACTGACTGGAGAAGTCGTTGAACGTGCTCCTTACACAGCAGAAATCGATGCAAGCGATATTGAAAAAGGAACATACCCTCACTACATGTTGAAAGAAACCGACGAGCAGCCGCTTGTATTGCGGAAAATCGTTCAAAAATATCAAAACGAAGACGGCAAGCTGACAATCGATCAAAACATCGTTGATGCGATCGACGAAGCTGACCGTATTTATATTGTGGCATGCGGAACAAGCTACCATGCAGGTCTTGTTGGGAAACAGTTCATTGAAAGATGGGCAAAAACACCAGTAGAAGTGCACGTGGCAAGCGAATTCTCTTACAACATGCCTTTGCTTTCCGAAAAGCCGCTATTCCTTTTCATCTCCCAAAGCGGAGAAACAGCGGACAGCCGTGCCGTTCTTGTTCAAATTAAAGAACTTGGCTACAAAGCATTGACGCTTACAAACGTACAAGGCTCCACGCTTTCCCGTGAAGCTGATTTCACCCTTCTTCTTCATGCAGGCCCTGAAATCGCAGTAGCTTCTACAAAAGCGTATACAGCCCAGCTGGCGGTTCTAGCCATCACAGCTGCTGTAACAGCAGAAATGAAAGGCCACGAACTTGAGCTGGATTTAGTGAAAGAGCTTGGTATCGCTGCAAACGCAATGGAAGCCCTTTGCGACCAAAAAGAAGAGATGGAGTACATCGCACGCGAGTACCTGTCTACAACACGCAACGCCTTCTTCATCGGCCGTGCGGTTGACTACTATGTAGGCCTTGAAGGCGCATTGAAACTGAAAGAAATCTCTTACATCCAGGCAGAAGGATTTGCCGGAGGAGAGCTTAAACACGGAACGATCGCATTGATCGAACAAGGCACACCTGTTATCGCTCTAGCTACACAAGAACACGTTAACTTGAGCATCCGCGGAAATGTGAAGGAAGTTGCTGCCCGTGGAGCAAACCCTTGCATCATTTCCGGAAAAGGACTTGAGCAGGAAGACGACCGTTTCGTCCTTCCAGAAGTACACGAAGCCCTTTCACCGCTTGCTTCTGTTATTCCGCTTCAGCTAATTGCTTACTATGCTGCTCTGCATAGAGGCTGTGACGTGGATAAGCCGCGTAATTTGGCGAAGAGTGTGACGGTTGAATAA
- a CDS encoding YbaN family protein, whose product MKMIKTILFASIGAIALLIGIAGTFLPVLPGGPFYLIAAFCFAKSSKRIDNWFKSTWIYKKYVLAFLQKKGMSRTEKIRINVIADIFILASVLYVDILLVRILLILLALYKHYYFIYKIKTIHLEDAEASKKSKSM is encoded by the coding sequence ATGAAAATGATAAAAACCATCCTATTTGCCTCAATCGGTGCGATCGCTCTCCTAATTGGAATCGCAGGAACCTTCCTTCCTGTTCTGCCAGGAGGTCCTTTTTACTTAATCGCGGCCTTTTGCTTTGCGAAAAGTTCAAAGAGGATCGATAATTGGTTCAAGAGCACCTGGATCTATAAAAAATATGTTTTGGCATTCCTGCAGAAAAAAGGGATGAGCCGAACGGAGAAAATCAGAATTAATGTGATAGCGGATATTTTTATTTTGGCCTCTGTGCTATATGTAGATATTTTGTTAGTGAGAATCTTGCTGATTCTTCTTGCTTTATATAAGCATTATTATTTTATATATAAAATTAAGACGATCCACCTGGAGGATGCTGAGGCTTCAAAGAAGTCCAAATCCATGTAA
- a CDS encoding YpzG family protein, whose protein sequence is MSYREQLDQHSAQFHHNWTRPKRSKSQVCGHTEMSQTNIILRSNAKAHRW, encoded by the coding sequence ATGAGTTACCGAGAACAGTTAGACCAGCATTCAGCCCAGTTTCATCATAATTGGACAAGGCCAAAGCGTTCAAAATCGCAAGTGTGCGGTCATACCGAGATGTCGCAGACCAACATCATTCTGCGCAGTAATGCCAAAGCCCATCGCTGGTAA
- a CDS encoding FHA domain-containing protein, with protein MLRACLRVEEGHGFAQGAFIPFKRNRMLIGRSSEGNHLDVHFSNPYISRKHAVIQCENGTYTITNLKSKHGVEVNGLSLEPLQQIPLGDQDFISLAKGAVKLTFINQYEDEIETTKDLICPERQVFKICKEKRLVLIQGQPLRLNGKYMELLLFLEEHCNKVVSYDEIKKRIWPERFSDNSGMLHEVGQEELSALVYRLRKKLGKSGKKIVTAPGAGYMLEK; from the coding sequence TTGCTGCGTGCATGTCTCAGAGTGGAGGAAGGGCACGGTTTTGCTCAGGGCGCCTTCATCCCGTTTAAGCGAAACAGAATGCTGATTGGACGGTCGTCTGAAGGAAATCATCTGGACGTGCATTTTTCCAATCCGTACATATCCAGAAAACATGCGGTCATTCAATGCGAAAATGGAACCTATACCATTACCAACTTAAAGAGTAAGCACGGTGTAGAAGTGAACGGTCTTTCCCTGGAGCCGCTTCAGCAGATTCCGCTGGGGGATCAGGACTTCATCTCCCTTGCGAAAGGGGCAGTAAAGCTGACCTTTATTAATCAGTATGAAGACGAGATTGAAACAACAAAGGACCTGATTTGCCCTGAACGGCAGGTGTTTAAGATTTGCAAAGAAAAGCGCTTAGTGCTGATCCAGGGGCAACCGCTGCGGCTGAACGGAAAGTATATGGAGCTGCTGCTTTTCCTGGAGGAACATTGTAATAAAGTGGTCAGTTACGATGAAATAAAAAAACGAATTTGGCCTGAAAGATTTTCCGATAACAGCGGGATGCTTCATGAGGTCGGGCAGGAAGAGCTGAGTGCGCTCGTATACCGGCTCCGTAAAAAGCTTGGCAAATCCGGCAAAAAGATTGTTACGGCACCAGGAGCGGGATATATGCTAGAAAAATAA
- the blaOXA gene encoding class D beta-lactamase translates to MKKLRKQMIFAALAAAVILAIWVKPDAEALAGKEEIRKLEAEEFFTSHSGTFVLHDVKKDRTFVFNESRAKEKTAPESTFKVPNALIGLQTKAVEDEYDIKYWDGVEREIPVWNQDHTLGSGMRHSVVWYYQAMARDIGEQRMKEWVDKISYGNKDISGGIDQFWLNSTLKISPLEQTEFMESLYKEELPFDQAVMNTVKRMMVQEEGNHYTIYAKTGQGGGKGWYVGIIESGKSTYTFAAHIDGTSADAKKITRGILQKYKLITN, encoded by the coding sequence ATGAAAAAATTAAGAAAGCAAATGATTTTTGCTGCTTTGGCAGCAGCAGTGATTCTGGCAATATGGGTGAAACCTGACGCAGAAGCACTTGCTGGCAAGGAGGAAATCAGAAAGCTTGAGGCAGAAGAGTTTTTTACCTCTCATTCGGGGACATTTGTTCTTCACGATGTGAAAAAAGACCGGACTTTTGTTTTCAACGAAAGTCGTGCAAAGGAAAAAACCGCTCCTGAATCCACATTTAAAGTTCCGAACGCTCTGATTGGCCTTCAAACGAAAGCCGTTGAGGATGAATACGACATCAAATACTGGGACGGAGTGGAAAGGGAGATTCCTGTATGGAATCAGGATCATACCTTAGGTTCTGGGATGAGACATTCGGTGGTGTGGTACTATCAGGCGATGGCCCGGGATATCGGAGAGCAAAGAATGAAAGAGTGGGTAGACAAAATCTCTTATGGTAATAAGGATATCAGCGGTGGAATCGATCAGTTCTGGCTGAACAGCACTCTTAAAATATCACCGCTGGAGCAGACTGAATTTATGGAATCGCTGTATAAGGAAGAACTGCCTTTCGATCAGGCAGTGATGAATACAGTAAAACGGATGATGGTTCAGGAAGAAGGAAATCATTACACGATTTATGCGAAAACCGGACAGGGGGGCGGAAAGGGATGGTATGTGGGAATCATTGAATCTGGAAAGAGTACCTATACGTTTGCAGCCCATATTGATGGAACATCAGCGGATGCAAAAAAGATAACGAGAGGCATTTTGCAGAAATATAAGCTGATTACGAATTAA